The genomic window TGTACCCGGCCCACTTCAGGATGACCGAAAACCCCTTTGCGGCCGACACCGACCCGAAGTTTCTCTGGCTCGGCGGCAGGCGCAGGGAGATCCTGTCCGACCTGGTACGGGGGATTCTCGACGGGGCGAGGGTGCACGTGGTGCTGGGCGCCCACGGGACGGGGAAGACCCTGCTGGCCCAGGCCGTGGTCGATGAACTCGGCGACAGGGTGCTGGCCGCCGTCGTCCCCTTTGCGGAGTACAAGGGGATCGATTTCCTGAAGCTCGTCGAGCGGGCCTTCGGGATCGGGGCGGATCCGGGAGGGCGTGAATCATTCACCGACCGCTTCTCGGAGTTCCTGCGCCGTACCGGCGCATCGGGGAGGCCCGCGGTGCTGATCGTGGACGATGCCCACAGGATGAACGGTGCCGGGCTGCGCGAGCTGTCCCGGATCTCCGGGCTCTCGGAGAACGGCGCGCCGCTTCTGCAGCTTGTCTTTTTCGGTGAAAACCGCTTTCGCGACCTGTTGAACGACGAGGCCAACCGGGGGCTTTTCGAGAGCGCCGGCGTGAGGCTCTCGCTCGATGCCCTGACGCGGGACGAGACCGCGCAGTACATCCGTCACCGTCTCCGGGTGACCCAGTGCGAACGGGAGCTGTTCACGTCCGATGCGGTCGAGGAGATCTTCACGTACTCGAAAGGGATTCCCGGCCTGATCAACCGGGCCTGCGAGGCCGCCCTGTCCCGGGCCTTCTACCTGGGGGAGCAGCTCGTCCCGCAGGACACGGTGCGGGAGGCCCTGAAGCTGATGCCGGCGGAGAAAGCGGCGATTGCCGCGCCCGCGGGGAATCTATCGTTCGAAATGGCCGCAGCGGGCGGTCCAGAGAAAAAAGATGAAGAAGCGGACGACGAGGACGAGCCGGGAATCCCCGCCGGGCAGGTGCGGCGGCACAACCGCAGCTGGGTCGCCTATGCGGTCCTCGGGGGCCTGCTCATCGTCCTGATTGCCGTCGTCTCGATTGTGCTGAAGGGCCGATCGCCCGCGCCCCCCCCGGCCGCGGAGATGAAGAAACCCGTCGCTTCCCCTCCCGCCGACAAGGCCACAACACCAGCCGTTGCGGGTCAGATCCCGGGCCCGCCGGTAGGCAAGACGCAGCCTGCCTTGTCCTCCGGGGAGGAGCCGGGCCGGACGGCGGAGGTCCGCGGGGAAAGGAGGACGGCCAGGCAGGCGGCCGCGAAGCCGGCCGCGGAACGGGTTAGGCGTGCGTCTGCAAAAGGGCCAAGCCGTTCGGCTGCCGGGGCTCCCTCCCCGGCAGAGGAACGGGGAAGCGCCCCTGCCGCGGACCGGGCGGGTGCGGCGGTCCAGGAGCCCCCGGGACAGCCGCCGCAGCAGGTCGAGTCGGGGGAGGTCATCGACTGGCTGCTCAAGAGGCGGGCCGGGCAGAAGTGAGGCGCCGGCCTGCGGCCGTATATCCGATAACCTTGACATTCTCCATTCCCTCCGTTATTTTAACGCCCTCGGAAGTGCGCAGGTCACTGGTGGGCCTCCTGGACTTCAAATCCAGTGTGGGGGGCTGATACCCTCCCAGGTGGGTTCGATTCCCATGCACTTCCGCCATTTGAACGCAACGGCGCTCCGGTTTCCGGCCGGGGCGTTTTTCTGTTCGGGCATCCTGTTTCATTCAGCGCAGCCGACCCCGACGCCGTTCGGTCATCGATGGAAGAAGCAGACATTGAAAAATCCTCCCCAGCCTTCCTTTTTCAACGGAGGGAGTTCCATTTCTTCCCTCCCTTTGAAAAGGCGGTCGATGGGCGATTTTCTTTGATTCAGCCGATTTGGTTTTAGGAGAAAAGTTATGCAGGACCGCCACGTAGCAAAGATCGCGGACGAACTGGGCCTGGCCCCCGTCCAGGTGAAGGCCGTCGCCGGCCTGCTCGGCGAGGGGGGCACGGTGCCCTTCATCGCCCGCTACCGCAAGGAGGCCACGGGCTCCCTCGACGAGGTGGCCATCACGGGCATCCGTGACCGCCTCGAGCAGCTGGCCGAGCTGGACAAGCGCCGTGAGGCCATCCTGAAATCCCTCGAGGAGAGGCAGCTCCTCACGGACGAGCTGAGGGAAAGGGTGAACGCCGCCGAGACGATGTCCGCCCTCGAGGACATCTACCTGCCCTTCCGGCCCAAGCGCCGCACCCGCGCCACGATTGCCAGGGAGAAGGGCCTCGAGCCCCTGGCGGCGATCCTCTTTGCGCAGAGCGATGCAACGGACCCCGCCGCCGAGGCGGCCGCCTTCGTTGATGCCGAGAAAGGCGTGGAAACCGCAGACGACGCCCTTGCTGGTGCCCGGGACATCATTGCCGAGTGGGTCAACGAGAACCCGGAGGCCCGCGCCAGGATGCGGGACCTCTTCGCCGCGAAGGGGGTTTTCAGGTCGAAGGTCATCGCCGGCCGCGAGGCCGAGGGTGCAAAGTTCCGCGACTACTTCGCCTGGGAGGAACCCGTCGCCACGGCACCGTCCCACCGGGTGCTCGCCATGCGCCGCGGCGAGAACGAGAAGGTCCTGACCCTGACGATTGCCCCACCCGAGGAAGAGGCCCTGAAGCTTCTCGAGAATCAGTTTGTCACGGGACAAGGGCCCGCCTCGGAGCAGGTCCGCGAGGCCGTCCGTGACAGCTACAGGCGCCTGCTTTGTGCGTCGATGGAAACGGAGATCCGCCTCGAGACGAAGAGACGCGCCGACGAGGCGGCGATCCGCGTTTTCGCCGACAACCTGCGGCAGCTGCTGCTGGCGCCCCCGCTGGGGCAGAAGAACGTCCTGGCCATCGACCCGGGTTTCCGCACGGGCTGCAAGGTGGTGTGCCTCGACCGGCAGGGCAAGCTCCTGCACAGCGACACGATTTTCCCCCACTTCTCCGAGGAGGGGAAGGAAAAGGCCGCCGGGACGATCCGCGGGCTTGTCGAACGTTTCTCCATCGAAGCCGTCGCCGTGGGCAACGGCACGGCGGGCCGCGAGACGGAGGCCTTCGTCCGGGGCTTGGGCCTCTCCGGCGTCCCGGTGATCCTGGTCAACGAGAGCGGCGCCTCGGTCTACTCGGCCTCGCAGGCGGCCCGCGACGAGTTCCCCGACCAGGATGTCACCGTGCGCGGCGCCGTCTCCATCGGCCGCAGGCTCATGGACCCGCTGGCCGAGCTCGTCAAGATCGACCCCAAGGCGATCGGCGTGGGGCAGTACCAGCATGACGTCGACCAGGGCGCCCTCAAGCGGAGCCTCGACGACGTCGTGTCGAGCTGCGTCAACGCCGTGGGCGTCGAGGTCAATACGGCAAGCCCGCAGCTTCTGACCTACGTTGCGGGCCTCGGTCCCCAGCTGGCCGCCAACATCGTGGCGTACCGAAACGAGCACGGCCCCTTCGCATCGCGCGAGACCCTGCGCAAGGTCCCCCGCCTCGGCCCCAAGGCCTTCGAGCAGGCGGCGGGCTTCCTGCGCATCCGCGACGGGAAAAACCCGCTCGACGCAAGCGCCGTCCACCCCGAGAGCTACCCCGTCGTGGAGGCCATGGCGCGCGATCTCGGCTGCTCCGTCGTCGATCTCATGAAGGACGAGTCGAAGCGCAGGGCCATCGACATCACGAAGTACGTGACCGACAAGACGGGCATCCCGACGCTGAGGGACATCATGGCCGAGCTCGCCAAGCCCGGCCGTGACCCGCGGGAGCGGTTCGAGGCCGTCGCCTTCACCGAGGGCATCGAGAAGCCGGAGGACCTGCGCCCCGGGATGAGGCTGCCCGGCATCGTGACCAACGTGACGGCCTTCGGGGCCTTCGTCGACATCGGCGTCCACCAGGACGGGCTCGTCCACATCAGCCGGCTCGCCGACCGCTACGTGTCGGATCCTCACCAGGTCGTGCAGGTGGCCCAGCGCGTCGAGGTGACCGTCCTCGACGTGGACCTGGAACGCAGGCGGATCTCGCTTTCCATGCAGAAGGGCGCAACGGGGGAGAGGACATCGGCCCCCGCCGCAACCGTGCCGGGAAAGGGCCCTCGCCCGGATCGCAGGCCGGAAAAGCCTCGGCACGACAAGCCGGGGCGGGAAAAGAAAAAGCCCGAGCCCGCGCCCTTCAACAACCCCTTCGCCCGGGCCTTCGCAAAAGACAAAAACGGAAAAGACAGGCGGTAGAACGACGCACGCAGCCTTGTAAAAGGCCCTTGAATTTTTTGGGGATTTCACCTAAGAAAACGTTATAGGAAAAGAGCGTTTCGTATCGTCACGGCTTAAACCCTGGCTTTTTGCAAGGAGAGCCATGGACTGATCGTGAAAACCCCGCCTCTTGTGGATGCGCGGGGTTTTTTCGTCCTTTTTGCTCTCAACCTGTGGAGGGGGTGCTTCGATGAAGTCAGCGGTTCGGCTCAAGACGGGCGTCCTGATTGCGGCCATCCTGATCCTCTTCTTCGGCTCCGGCGGTGTCGACCCGGTCTTCTGCGATGTGACGAAGGAGCTCAAGAAGCTGAGCGAGGAGCGTGAGAAGTCCGTGGGCTACGCGAAGATCGCCAAGGTGAGCTTCAAGAAGCAGCCCAAGAAGCTCACCCAGGCCATGCTCTACTACACCGACGCCAAGTCCATCGGCAACCCCATCATCCAGCAGCTCCAGGCGTCCCTCACCAGCCGCAACATGAAGGAGTCCCAGCTCCGGGAGATGCTCACCGAGGACGTCAAGCGCCTCGTGACGGTGAACGAGAAGTTCCGCGCCCTGATCGAGTCGGGGGACACGTCCCACAGGGCCCTGCCGGGGCTGGCCGCCGTCGCCGGTATGGCGGGCCCCATCACGGAGGCCTGCGTGAACCTCTGGAAGGAGTACAAGGACGCCGACAAGAAGAAGGTCGACGCCATGATCGAGGTTCTCGAGGGATACAAGTGGGAGGATTGGGACAAGATCTAGTCCCCGCCGTTCGGCATGCACCGATTCGCCCCTGATCGTGGAGGCCCCGCACCACGGGGTACCGTGCCATGCATCCCCGCCGGATCTCCCGTATCGCAACGCTTCTGCTCGCCGCCGTTTTCACGACGGCGTTGCCCTTCGCCCTCTGCGCCCAGCCCGACGAGCAGACCCCTGCCGCGTCGGGCACGGCCCTCGCCACGGAGCCGATCCTGACGATCGAGTCCGGGCTCCATTCCAATTCCATCCGGGACCTGTCGGCGGACGAAGAGGGCCGCTGGCTGGTGACGGGCTCCATCGACAAGACAGTGCGGATCTGGGATGCGGCGTCAGGGAGGCTATTGGGGATTCTGCGGCCGCCGATCGGAAAGTTCGGCGATGGGACGATCCTCGCCGTCGCCGTCTCGCCCGACGGCGGCACCATCGCCTGCGGGGGCAGGACGCGGGACTCGGAGAAGTCCTACAGCATCTATCTCTTCGACCGCGAGAGCCGCCGCATGCTCAAGCGGATCGGGGGGCTCCCCGAGCCCATCACCCGGCTTCGGTTCTCGCGGGACGGACGCTTGCTGGCAGCCGGTCTTCGGGCCGGCAAGGGACTGCGGGTCTTCTCCGTCACCCGTTCGGGTGACCGGATCGATGCGGCGAAGGCGGGCGAGGATCGAGATTACGCGGACACGATCTGGGG from Syntrophaceae bacterium includes these protein-coding regions:
- a CDS encoding AAA family ATPase — protein: MKARARQGRDSLRGRDPARLWSVMYPAHFRMTENPFAADTDPKFLWLGGRRREILSDLVRGILDGARVHVVLGAHGTGKTLLAQAVVDELGDRVLAAVVPFAEYKGIDFLKLVERAFGIGADPGGRESFTDRFSEFLRRTGASGRPAVLIVDDAHRMNGAGLRELSRISGLSENGAPLLQLVFFGENRFRDLLNDEANRGLFESAGVRLSLDALTRDETAQYIRHRLRVTQCERELFTSDAVEEIFTYSKGIPGLINRACEAALSRAFYLGEQLVPQDTVREALKLMPAEKAAIAAPAGNLSFEMAAAGGPEKKDEEADDEDEPGIPAGQVRRHNRSWVAYAVLGGLLIVLIAVVSIVLKGRSPAPPPAAEMKKPVASPPADKATTPAVAGQIPGPPVGKTQPALSSGEEPGRTAEVRGERRTARQAAAKPAAERVRRASAKGPSRSAAGAPSPAEERGSAPAADRAGAAVQEPPGQPPQQVESGEVIDWLLKRRAGQK
- a CDS encoding RNA-binding transcriptional accessory protein, which gives rise to MQDRHVAKIADELGLAPVQVKAVAGLLGEGGTVPFIARYRKEATGSLDEVAITGIRDRLEQLAELDKRREAILKSLEERQLLTDELRERVNAAETMSALEDIYLPFRPKRRTRATIAREKGLEPLAAILFAQSDATDPAAEAAAFVDAEKGVETADDALAGARDIIAEWVNENPEARARMRDLFAAKGVFRSKVIAGREAEGAKFRDYFAWEEPVATAPSHRVLAMRRGENEKVLTLTIAPPEEEALKLLENQFVTGQGPASEQVREAVRDSYRRLLCASMETEIRLETKRRADEAAIRVFADNLRQLLLAPPLGQKNVLAIDPGFRTGCKVVCLDRQGKLLHSDTIFPHFSEEGKEKAAGTIRGLVERFSIEAVAVGNGTAGRETEAFVRGLGLSGVPVILVNESGASVYSASQAARDEFPDQDVTVRGAVSIGRRLMDPLAELVKIDPKAIGVGQYQHDVDQGALKRSLDDVVSSCVNAVGVEVNTASPQLLTYVAGLGPQLAANIVAYRNEHGPFASRETLRKVPRLGPKAFEQAAGFLRIRDGKNPLDASAVHPESYPVVEAMARDLGCSVVDLMKDESKRRAIDITKYVTDKTGIPTLRDIMAELAKPGRDPRERFEAVAFTEGIEKPEDLRPGMRLPGIVTNVTAFGAFVDIGVHQDGLVHISRLADRYVSDPHQVVQVAQRVEVTVLDVDLERRRISLSMQKGATGERTSAPAATVPGKGPRPDRRPEKPRHDKPGREKKKPEPAPFNNPFARAFAKDKNGKDRR